One window from the genome of Gimesia aquarii encodes:
- a CDS encoding sterol desaturase family protein yields the protein MISELSELQILSIIYRILPIGLLALFWVWESWAAFKPVKTKTRYQHAFHNIVLAILNPLLLGLLFGTSIEAVSQWSLDHHWGLLNKSSLGIIWKTIIAVLLLDAWTFCWHWMNHRIPFFWRFHRMHHSDPYMDVSTATRFHWGELFFSTLFRLLLIPLLGLQAWQFIFYGLLVFLSTQFHHANISIGKVDRILRWIFVTPDMHKIHHSQLPEETNSNYSTVFSIWDRLAGTFRMRHDLENIRFGLSDYEQWHWQTLFGMWKTPFLSKKPKTQDQDHKK from the coding sequence ATGATCTCTGAACTTTCAGAATTACAGATCCTGTCGATCATCTACCGCATCTTACCCATTGGACTGTTAGCACTGTTCTGGGTTTGGGAAAGTTGGGCTGCCTTTAAACCAGTCAAAACAAAAACAAGATATCAACACGCGTTTCATAATATCGTTTTAGCAATTTTAAACCCCCTGCTGCTGGGGTTACTGTTTGGTACTTCCATCGAAGCCGTTTCCCAATGGTCTCTGGACCACCATTGGGGGCTGCTTAATAAATCTTCCCTTGGAATCATCTGGAAGACGATCATAGCGGTGCTCCTTTTGGATGCCTGGACATTCTGTTGGCATTGGATGAACCACCGCATCCCCTTCTTCTGGCGATTCCATCGCATGCATCACAGTGACCCTTATATGGATGTTTCAACGGCAACCCGCTTTCACTGGGGAGAGTTATTTTTTTCGACTCTGTTTCGTCTTTTACTCATTCCACTTCTAGGCTTACAAGCCTGGCAATTCATTTTCTATGGCTTGCTGGTGTTCTTATCCACTCAATTTCATCACGCCAACATTTCGATTGGCAAAGTGGATCGTATTTTGAGGTGGATTTTCGTGACTCCTGATATGCATAAAATACATCACTCCCAATTGCCCGAAGAAACCAACTCCAATTATTCAACCGTCTTTTCAATCTGGGATCGCCTCGCTGGTACATTTCGCATGCGTCATGATCTTGAAAACATTCGCTTCGGCTTGAGTGACTATGAACAGTGGCACTGGCAAACTCTATTCGGAATGTGGAAAACTCCATTCTTGAGCAAGAAACCAAAAACACAAGACCAAGATCATAAAAAATAA